A single window of Modestobacter italicus DNA harbors:
- a CDS encoding dipeptide/oligopeptide/nickel ABC transporter permease/ATP-binding protein — MSVLPLDAADEVATEPVPPAHRRGVPGFLRRPGGVFGAAWLVFIVVASLTAPLWRPYEVTEQDTANRLALPSADHWFGTDPLGRDLLSRIFTAGSLPLLSSALMLLVAFGIGLPLALLAAERGRKVERITSRSTEVLMALPATILLLAVIGVIGNKLYPVMAILGVLISAAVYRVMLGVAQSVRQRLYVDAARVNGLGSLRVNLLHVLPSMATVVAVQAAQLFGIGLLIVAGLAFLGFGPGEPDPSWGFMIQDASGHLFDAPWLLVPSGLVLALTVVAANELADAIAGKAKAERPVARRRKRTPVAPADTAPADPGAVLEVRDLSVAVDDGPQLVTGVSFALRRGRVLGLVGESGCGKTMTARSLMGLLPDGVSVSGGSIRWQGRELVGLSEKELTAVRGREIAMISQEPMVALDPMFSIAYQLVGPIRRFRGVGRGEARTIAAELLRNVGIVDAERVLKSYPHQLSGGMAQRVCIALALTGQPELLIADEPTTALDVTVQAEILSLLRALVRDTGLSVVIVSHDLGVVADICDDVAVMYAGAVVESGTAAAVLDDPSHPYTMALLGANPHVPEGEPVPLRLASIPGTVPPPGSWPTGCRFASRCQFAQEKCTAPFPALPAHGSGSVLCIRVDELASAQATWDAEPVGAGTPADAAVAPAPTAGVSR; from the coding sequence ATGAGCGTCTTGCCACTGGACGCGGCCGACGAGGTCGCCACCGAGCCCGTCCCGCCCGCCCACCGGCGCGGTGTCCCCGGCTTCCTGCGCCGTCCCGGCGGGGTCTTCGGCGCCGCCTGGCTGGTGTTCATCGTCGTCGCCTCGCTCACCGCCCCGCTGTGGCGGCCGTACGAGGTCACCGAGCAGGACACGGCCAACCGGCTGGCCCTGCCGTCGGCCGACCACTGGTTCGGCACCGACCCGCTGGGCCGCGACCTGCTGTCCCGGATCTTCACGGCCGGCTCGCTGCCGCTGCTGTCCTCGGCGCTGATGCTGCTGGTCGCGTTCGGCATCGGCCTGCCGCTCGCGCTGCTCGCCGCCGAGCGCGGCCGGAAGGTCGAGCGGATCACCAGCCGGTCGACCGAGGTGCTGATGGCGCTGCCCGCCACCATCCTGCTGCTCGCGGTGATCGGCGTCATCGGCAACAAGCTCTACCCGGTGATGGCGATCCTGGGTGTGCTGATCTCCGCCGCGGTCTACCGGGTGATGCTCGGCGTCGCCCAGTCGGTGCGCCAGCGGCTGTACGTCGACGCCGCCCGGGTCAACGGGCTCGGCTCGCTGCGGGTGAACCTGCTGCACGTGCTGCCCTCGATGGCCACCGTGGTCGCCGTCCAGGCCGCGCAGCTGTTCGGCATCGGCCTGCTCATCGTCGCGGGCCTGGCGTTCCTGGGCTTCGGCCCCGGCGAGCCGGACCCCTCCTGGGGCTTCATGATCCAGGACGCCTCCGGGCACCTGTTCGACGCGCCGTGGCTGCTGGTGCCGAGCGGGCTGGTGCTGGCGCTCACCGTGGTGGCGGCCAACGAGCTGGCCGACGCGATCGCCGGCAAGGCCAAGGCAGAGAGGCCGGTCGCCCGGCGGAGGAAGCGCACCCCGGTCGCGCCCGCGGACACCGCTCCGGCCGACCCCGGCGCCGTCCTGGAGGTGCGCGACCTGTCGGTCGCCGTCGACGACGGCCCGCAGCTGGTCACCGGCGTCTCCTTCGCGCTGCGCCGCGGCAGGGTGCTCGGCCTGGTCGGTGAGTCCGGCTGCGGCAAGACGATGACCGCCCGCTCGCTGATGGGCCTGCTGCCCGACGGCGTCTCGGTCTCCGGCGGGTCGATCCGCTGGCAGGGCCGCGAGCTCGTGGGGCTGTCGGAGAAGGAGCTCACCGCCGTCCGCGGCCGGGAGATCGCGATGATCTCCCAGGAGCCGATGGTCGCGCTGGACCCGATGTTCTCCATCGCCTACCAGCTGGTCGGCCCGATCCGCCGGTTCCGCGGCGTCGGCCGCGGGGAGGCCCGCACGATCGCCGCCGAGCTGCTGCGCAACGTCGGCATCGTCGACGCCGAGCGGGTCCTGAAGAGCTACCCGCACCAGCTGTCCGGCGGCATGGCCCAGCGGGTGTGCATCGCGCTGGCGCTGACCGGCCAGCCGGAGCTGCTCATCGCCGACGAGCCGACCACCGCCCTCGACGTCACGGTGCAGGCGGAGATCCTCAGCCTGCTGCGGGCGCTGGTCCGGGACACCGGGCTGTCGGTGGTCATCGTCAGCCACGACCTGGGCGTGGTCGCCGACATCTGCGACGACGTCGCGGTCATGTACGCCGGCGCGGTCGTCGAGTCCGGCACCGCGGCGGCCGTCCTGGACGACCCCTCGCACCCGTACACGATGGCCCTGCTGGGTGCGAACCCGCACGTGCCCGAGGGGGAGCCGGTGCCGCTGCGGCTGGCGTCGATCCCCGGCACCGTCCCGCCGCCCGGCTCGTGGCCGACCGGCTGCCGGTTCGCCAGCCGCTGCCAGTTCGCCCAGGAGAAGTGCACCGCGCCGTTCCCGGCCCTGCCCGCGCACGGCTCCGGCTCGGTGCTCTGCATCCGCGTCGACGAGCTCGCCTCCGCCCAGGCGACCTGGGACGCCGAGCCCGTCGGCGCCGGGACGCCGGCCGACGCCGCCGTCGCACCCGCCCCGACCGCTGGAGTGTCCCGATGA
- a CDS encoding ABC transporter ATP-binding protein produces MTAPAGATAAATLSPTPALQVRDLVVRYGSGRKARRTAPAIDGVSFDIAPGETVGLVGESGSGKSTIGKAVLGLQPPTSGTVRVHGQDITRMSLKQRSRQVADLRVVFQDPYSSLNPARTIGQTLVEPLALMGTKGDTAWQKARRGLESVGLPGEAVDRYPSQFSGGQRQRIAIARALVCDPKVVVLDEPVSALDLSTQAQVLNLLADLRDQRGLSFLFIAHDLGVVRFLSQRTVVLYRGQIMETGPVEAVSQAPRHPYTVALTSAAPVPRPAEQAARRAAREALGMGTAGAAAASATGCPFVPRCPLATDVCAEQRPPLRLIDDNLTACHHAERVPAL; encoded by the coding sequence ATGACCGCCCCCGCCGGCGCGACCGCCGCCGCCACCCTGTCCCCGACGCCGGCGCTGCAGGTCCGCGACCTCGTCGTCCGGTACGGCTCCGGCCGCAAGGCCCGGCGCACCGCGCCCGCCATCGACGGTGTCAGCTTCGACATCGCCCCCGGCGAGACCGTCGGGCTGGTCGGCGAGTCCGGGTCGGGCAAGTCCACGATCGGCAAGGCGGTCCTCGGGCTGCAGCCGCCGACCTCGGGCACGGTCCGGGTGCACGGCCAGGACATCACCCGGATGTCGCTCAAGCAGCGCAGCCGGCAGGTGGCCGACCTGCGCGTGGTGTTCCAGGACCCGTACTCCTCGCTCAACCCGGCCCGGACGATCGGTCAGACGCTGGTCGAGCCACTCGCGCTCATGGGCACCAAGGGCGACACCGCGTGGCAGAAGGCGCGCCGCGGCCTGGAGTCCGTCGGGCTGCCCGGCGAGGCCGTCGACCGGTACCCGTCGCAGTTCTCCGGTGGTCAGCGGCAGCGGATCGCGATCGCCCGGGCGCTGGTCTGCGACCCCAAGGTCGTCGTCCTCGACGAGCCGGTGTCGGCGCTGGACCTGTCCACCCAGGCGCAGGTGCTCAACCTGCTCGCCGACCTGCGCGACCAGCGCGGCCTGTCGTTCCTGTTCATCGCCCACGACCTCGGCGTGGTCCGGTTCCTCTCCCAGCGCACGGTGGTGCTCTACCGCGGGCAGATCATGGAGACCGGCCCGGTGGAGGCGGTCAGCCAGGCGCCCCGGCACCCGTACACGGTGGCGCTGACCTCGGCGGCCCCGGTGCCGCGGCCGGCCGAGCAGGCCGCCCGCCGGGCGGCGCGGGAGGCGCTGGGCATGGGCACCGCCGGTGCCGCCGCGGCCTCGGCGACCGGCTGCCCGTTCGTGCCGCGCTGCCCGCTGGCCACCGACGTGTGCGCCGAGCAGCGCCCGCCGCTGCGGCTCATCGACGACAACCTCACCGCCTGCCACCACGCGGAGCGAGTGCCCGCTCTATGA
- a CDS encoding family 78 glycoside hydrolase catalytic domain, producing the protein MSSAPSGLRVEHLDAAIGIRTTAPRLSWRLPEGARAQQAYRLTADNGWDTGWVAGDRSLLVPYAGPPLASGQRVEWQVRVRTDLGESPPSQPGWFETGLLWAEDWQAAWIEPGVMPAGAPGERPAALLRYEFDVDRPVVAARLHATAQGLYEAAVNGEQAGDAELTPGFTQYDVRLQVQTHDVTGSLRPGRNTVSVVLSDGWFRGQIGIVRAADQWGDRLAFLGQLQLTHDDGSVTTVGTGPDWRSTEGHVVAADLIAGQRVDLRRLPRGWDTAGFDDGSWAPVTVVHHGYAGLVDSPAPPVRRVEEIVPVSVTRLAGGAQLVDLGQNVNGWVRLTDLGPANTALTLTHGEWLGPDGDVTTDHLRPAVPFLPEPLPAGQVDRVVSAGVPGDVFEPRHTTHGFRYVRIEGHPGRLTPDDVRGVVVHTDLTRTGWFSCSDERLDRLHEAAVWSLRDNACDVPTDCPHRERAGWTGDWQLFVPTAAFLYDVAGFSTKWLRDVAADQWPDGTIANISPSARSEGREGPVAFLNGSAGWGDAVVIVPWELYRAYGDSDVLAELWPAMVGWLDRAEWTARDQRHPSRAAARPEPAAHEQFLWDTGFHWGEWLEPGVDIGDFGAFVAADKGDVATAYLAHSAGLMARIAAVLGRDDDATRYAELSAHARAAWQAEYLAADGGLTPDTQAAHVRALAFDLVPDELRPAVAERLVELVRKADTHLGTGFLATPHLLPVLADTGHLDVAYELLLQDSEPSWLTMVDRGATTVWERWDGVSAEGVPHESLNHYSKGAVISFLHRYTAGIELVDPAYRRFRVQPRPGGGLTSAAAAHESPYGRIESSWRLDGDRFELDVRVPAGTEATVVLPDGTTTTAGPGRHTLTTTESAR; encoded by the coding sequence ATGAGCAGCGCACCGTCCGGCCTTCGGGTCGAGCACCTGGACGCCGCGATCGGCATCCGGACGACCGCGCCGCGGCTGTCCTGGCGGCTGCCCGAGGGGGCCCGCGCCCAGCAGGCATACCGGCTGACCGCGGACAACGGCTGGGACACCGGCTGGGTGGCGGGCGACCGGAGCCTGCTGGTGCCCTACGCCGGCCCGCCGCTGGCGTCGGGTCAGCGGGTGGAGTGGCAGGTCCGGGTCCGCACCGACCTGGGCGAGAGCCCGCCGTCCCAGCCGGGCTGGTTCGAGACGGGCCTGCTGTGGGCCGAGGACTGGCAGGCAGCCTGGATCGAGCCGGGCGTCATGCCGGCGGGCGCGCCGGGGGAGCGGCCGGCCGCGCTGCTGCGGTACGAGTTCGACGTCGACCGGCCGGTCGTCGCCGCCCGGCTGCACGCCACCGCGCAGGGGCTGTACGAGGCGGCCGTCAACGGCGAGCAGGCCGGGGACGCCGAGCTCACGCCCGGGTTCACCCAGTACGACGTCCGGCTGCAGGTGCAGACCCACGACGTGACCGGGTCCCTCCGGCCCGGCCGCAACACCGTGTCCGTCGTGCTGTCCGACGGGTGGTTCCGCGGCCAGATCGGCATCGTCCGGGCCGCCGACCAGTGGGGCGACCGGCTGGCCTTCCTCGGCCAGCTCCAGCTGACCCACGACGACGGCTCGGTCACGACCGTCGGCACCGGCCCGGACTGGCGCAGCACCGAGGGCCACGTCGTGGCCGCCGACCTGATCGCCGGCCAGCGGGTCGACCTGCGCCGGCTGCCCCGCGGCTGGGACACCGCCGGCTTCGACGACGGCTCCTGGGCCCCGGTGACGGTGGTGCACCACGGCTACGCCGGCCTGGTCGACTCGCCCGCGCCGCCGGTGCGCCGGGTCGAGGAGATCGTGCCGGTCTCGGTCACCCGGCTGGCCGGCGGCGCGCAGCTGGTCGACCTGGGGCAGAACGTCAACGGCTGGGTGCGGCTGACCGACCTGGGCCCGGCGAACACCGCGCTGACCCTCACCCACGGCGAGTGGCTCGGCCCGGACGGCGACGTCACCACCGACCACCTCCGCCCGGCCGTGCCGTTCCTGCCCGAGCCGCTGCCCGCCGGGCAGGTCGACCGGGTGGTGTCCGCGGGCGTGCCCGGCGACGTCTTCGAGCCGCGGCACACCACGCACGGCTTCCGGTACGTGCGGATCGAGGGCCACCCGGGCCGGCTCACCCCGGACGACGTCCGCGGCGTGGTGGTGCACACCGACCTGACCCGCACCGGCTGGTTCTCCTGCAGCGACGAGCGGCTCGACCGGCTGCACGAGGCCGCGGTGTGGAGCCTGCGGGACAACGCCTGCGACGTCCCGACCGACTGCCCGCACCGCGAGCGGGCGGGCTGGACCGGCGACTGGCAGCTGTTCGTGCCCACCGCTGCGTTCCTGTACGACGTCGCCGGGTTCTCCACCAAGTGGCTGCGCGACGTCGCCGCCGACCAGTGGCCGGACGGGACGATCGCCAACATCAGCCCGAGCGCCCGCTCGGAGGGCCGGGAGGGCCCGGTCGCCTTCCTCAACGGCTCGGCCGGCTGGGGCGACGCGGTGGTGATCGTGCCGTGGGAGCTGTACCGGGCCTACGGCGACAGCGACGTCCTCGCCGAGCTGTGGCCGGCCATGGTCGGCTGGCTGGACCGGGCCGAGTGGACCGCCCGCGACCAGCGGCACCCGAGCCGGGCCGCGGCCCGTCCCGAGCCGGCGGCGCACGAGCAGTTCCTGTGGGACACCGGCTTCCACTGGGGCGAGTGGCTGGAGCCGGGCGTCGACATCGGCGACTTCGGCGCGTTCGTCGCCGCCGACAAGGGCGACGTGGCCACGGCGTACCTGGCGCACAGCGCCGGGCTGATGGCCCGGATCGCGGCGGTCCTCGGCCGGGACGACGACGCGACGCGGTACGCCGAGCTGAGCGCGCACGCCCGCGCCGCGTGGCAGGCCGAGTACCTGGCCGCCGACGGCGGCCTCACCCCGGACACCCAGGCCGCCCACGTCCGGGCGCTCGCCTTCGACCTGGTGCCGGACGAGCTGCGGCCGGCCGTCGCCGAGCGGCTGGTCGAGCTGGTCCGCAAGGCCGACACCCACCTGGGCACCGGCTTCCTGGCCACCCCCCACCTGCTGCCGGTGCTCGCCGACACCGGGCACCTCGACGTGGCCTACGAGCTGCTGCTGCAGGACTCCGAGCCGTCGTGGCTGACCATGGTCGACCGCGGCGCCACCACGGTGTGGGAACGCTGGGACGGCGTCTCGGCCGAGGGCGTGCCGCACGAGTCGCTCAACCACTACTCCAAGGGCGCCGTCATCTCCTTCCTGCACCGGTACACGGCGGGGATCGAGCTCGTCGACCCGGCGTACCGGCGGTTCCGCGTGCAGCCGCGTCCCGGCGGCGGGCTGACCTCCGCGGCGGCCGCGCACGAGTCGCCGTACGGCCGGATCGAGTCCTCCTGGCGGCTGGACGGCGACCGGTTCGAGCTCGACGTCCGCGTCCCCGCCGGGACCGAGGCGACCGTCGTCCTGCCCGACGGCACCACCACCACCGCCGGCCCCGGCCGGCACACCCTCACGACGACGGAGAGCGCCCGATGA
- a CDS encoding alpha/beta hydrolase, with protein MSTEAPEWAGPARFLAPTEPILRDDGVRHFSGITYAVAVGYRPLQLDLWVPDSATPPPLVVWVHGGGFMFGDRRYLPETLKPNQVFDALLEAGLAVATIDYRHALEAPFPAQLHDAKAAVRYLRAHAGELGISTGRIGVAGESAGAHIAALVGLTAHRPDLEGTHGVLGEFSTVDVVVDWYGPADLETMPRVALPPSIAAKLPPEMATPPEDHLTRGLEGAARADASPVTHVTPDAPPFLLVHGTADWLVPYAQSEQLHAALTAAGVSSTLVPVEGAEHIFDGHDDVDGLVRLTVEYLTRALA; from the coding sequence ATGAGCACCGAAGCCCCCGAGTGGGCCGGCCCCGCCCGCTTCCTCGCCCCCACCGAGCCGATCCTGCGCGACGACGGGGTCCGGCACTTCTCGGGCATCACCTACGCCGTCGCGGTCGGGTACCGGCCGCTGCAGCTGGACCTGTGGGTGCCCGACAGCGCCACCCCGCCGCCGCTGGTCGTGTGGGTGCACGGCGGCGGGTTCATGTTCGGTGACCGCCGGTACCTGCCCGAGACGCTGAAGCCGAACCAGGTGTTCGACGCGCTGCTCGAGGCCGGGCTCGCCGTCGCCACCATCGACTACCGGCACGCCCTCGAGGCACCGTTCCCCGCCCAGCTGCACGACGCGAAGGCCGCCGTCCGCTACCTGCGGGCCCACGCCGGCGAGCTCGGCATCTCCACCGGGCGGATCGGCGTCGCCGGCGAGAGCGCCGGGGCGCACATCGCCGCGCTGGTCGGGCTGACCGCGCACCGGCCGGACCTGGAGGGCACCCACGGCGTGCTCGGCGAGTTCAGCACGGTCGACGTCGTCGTCGACTGGTACGGCCCGGCCGACCTGGAGACCATGCCGCGGGTGGCGCTGCCGCCGTCCATCGCCGCCAAGCTGCCCCCGGAGATGGCCACGCCGCCCGAGGACCACCTGACCCGCGGGCTGGAGGGCGCCGCGCGCGCCGACGCCAGCCCGGTCACCCACGTGACCCCGGACGCGCCGCCGTTCCTGCTGGTGCACGGCACCGCCGACTGGCTGGTCCCGTACGCGCAGAGCGAGCAGCTGCACGCCGCGCTGACCGCCGCCGGTGTGTCCTCGACGCTCGTGCCGGTGGAGGGGGCTGAGCACATCTTCGACGGTCACGACGACGTCGACGGGCTCGTCCGGCTCACCGTCGAGTACCTGACCCGGGCGCTGGCATGA
- a CDS encoding glycoside hydrolase family 78 protein, with protein sequence MSDVTVAPVTVEHHREPLGIGDIRPRLSWVTSTELPDWHQTAYELEVDDWSSGRVASDESVLVPWGAPPLTSRERRSVRVRVWGTGAAEPSAWSEDVVVEAGLLEPADWTATLVRPVPVGEGEPAALLRREFVLDRPVVRARLYATAQGVYEAELNGAVVGDQVLAPGWTSYRHRLRYQTHDVTGLLREGANAIGVHLADGWFTGFLGFTGKRDWYGDRTGAFVQLEVEHPDGSRTVVTTDGSWRSAPSPLTRAGLYNGETFDSRRELPGWSAPAFDDGDWAPVETGSLDVGTLVAPTGPPVRRTGTVPVREISTSPSGATLVDFGQNLVGRIRFALPDAPAGTEITVRHAEVLEHGELGTRPLKAARATDVVVLDGNGPRTWEPRFTSHGFRYAEVSGWPGELTADALEAVVLHTDLRRTGTFSCSDPDVERLHENVVWGMRGNFLDLPTDCPQRDERLGWTGDLQVFAPTASFLYDTTGMLRSWLADLAVEQLEDHDGIVPMYVPFLPLLPFPLQADVGWGDAAVVVPWVLYQRTGDAGLLADQWASMTAWIDVFAARAGADLDFPEGGFSFGDWLDTAAPPDNPAAARTPWQCVATAYLARSARTVAEAAEVLGRDGTRFADLAERAAQRFRAEYVTPTGRVTFPSQTAYALALEFDLLTPEQREHAGALLAEQVLKDGFHIATGFLGTPLVTDALTSAGELPTAYELLLQRENPSWLYPVTMGATTIWERWDSMLPDGTINPGEMTSFNHYALGAVADWLHRTVAGLAPAAPGYRRLRVAPRPGPGITAAAATHDTPYGPASVSWTVDGSDFALDVVVPPSTTAEVVLPDGGAPVEVGSGRHSFTREITVPAPVEKPALFFDPDAHS encoded by the coding sequence ATGAGCGACGTGACGGTCGCGCCGGTCACCGTCGAGCACCACCGCGAGCCGCTGGGCATCGGCGACATCCGGCCCCGGCTGTCCTGGGTCACGAGCACCGAGCTGCCCGACTGGCACCAGACGGCCTACGAGCTGGAGGTCGACGACTGGTCGTCCGGCCGCGTCGCGAGCGACGAGTCGGTGCTGGTGCCGTGGGGTGCACCGCCGCTGACCAGCCGGGAGCGGCGCAGCGTCCGGGTCCGGGTCTGGGGCACCGGGGCGGCCGAGCCCTCCGCCTGGAGCGAGGACGTCGTCGTCGAGGCCGGGCTGCTGGAGCCGGCCGACTGGACGGCGACCCTGGTCCGGCCGGTTCCCGTCGGCGAGGGTGAGCCGGCCGCGCTGCTGCGCCGGGAGTTCGTGCTCGACCGGCCCGTCGTCCGGGCCCGGCTGTACGCCACCGCGCAGGGCGTCTACGAGGCCGAGCTGAACGGCGCCGTCGTCGGCGACCAGGTGCTGGCACCCGGCTGGACCAGCTACCGGCACCGGCTGCGGTACCAGACCCACGACGTCACCGGCCTGCTGCGCGAGGGCGCCAACGCGATCGGCGTGCACCTCGCCGACGGGTGGTTCACCGGCTTCCTCGGGTTCACCGGCAAGCGCGACTGGTACGGCGACCGCACCGGCGCGTTCGTGCAGCTCGAGGTCGAGCACCCCGACGGCAGCCGCACCGTCGTCACGACCGACGGGTCCTGGCGGTCGGCGCCGAGCCCGCTGACCCGGGCCGGGCTCTACAACGGCGAGACGTTCGACTCCCGCCGCGAGCTGCCCGGCTGGTCGGCACCCGCCTTCGACGACGGCGACTGGGCGCCGGTCGAGACCGGGTCGCTGGACGTCGGGACGCTCGTCGCGCCGACCGGTCCGCCGGTGCGCCGGACCGGGACCGTGCCCGTCCGGGAGATCAGCACCTCGCCGTCGGGCGCGACGCTGGTCGACTTCGGGCAGAACCTGGTCGGCCGGATCCGGTTCGCGCTGCCCGACGCCCCGGCCGGCACCGAGATCACCGTCCGGCACGCCGAGGTCCTGGAGCACGGCGAGCTGGGCACCCGGCCGCTGAAGGCGGCGCGGGCGACCGACGTCGTCGTCCTGGACGGGAACGGGCCGCGGACCTGGGAGCCGCGGTTCACCTCCCACGGCTTCCGGTACGCGGAGGTCAGCGGCTGGCCCGGCGAGCTCACCGCCGACGCGCTCGAGGCCGTCGTGCTGCACACCGACCTGCGCCGCACCGGCACGTTCAGCTGCTCGGACCCCGACGTCGAGCGGCTGCACGAGAACGTCGTCTGGGGCATGCGCGGCAACTTCCTCGACCTGCCCACCGACTGCCCGCAGCGCGACGAGCGGCTGGGCTGGACCGGTGACCTGCAGGTCTTCGCGCCCACCGCCTCGTTCCTCTACGACACCACCGGCATGCTGCGGTCCTGGCTGGCCGACCTCGCCGTCGAGCAGCTGGAGGACCACGACGGCATCGTGCCGATGTACGTGCCGTTCCTGCCGCTGCTGCCCTTCCCGCTGCAGGCCGACGTCGGGTGGGGCGACGCGGCCGTCGTCGTCCCGTGGGTGCTGTACCAGCGGACCGGGGACGCCGGGTTGCTCGCCGACCAGTGGGCGTCGATGACCGCCTGGATCGACGTCTTCGCCGCCCGCGCCGGGGCCGACCTGGACTTCCCGGAGGGCGGGTTCTCCTTCGGCGACTGGCTGGACACCGCCGCCCCGCCGGACAACCCGGCAGCGGCGCGCACGCCCTGGCAGTGCGTCGCGACCGCCTACCTGGCCCGCTCGGCGCGCACGGTGGCGGAGGCCGCGGAGGTCCTCGGCCGGGACGGCACCCGCTTCGCCGACCTGGCCGAGCGGGCGGCGCAGCGGTTCCGCGCCGAGTACGTGACGCCCACCGGCCGGGTCACCTTCCCCTCGCAGACGGCGTACGCGCTGGCGCTCGAGTTCGACCTGCTGACCCCGGAGCAGCGGGAGCACGCCGGCGCGCTGCTGGCCGAACAGGTCCTCAAGGACGGGTTCCACATCGCCACGGGCTTCCTCGGCACGCCGCTGGTGACCGACGCGCTGACCTCCGCCGGTGAGCTGCCCACCGCCTACGAGCTGCTGCTGCAGCGGGAGAACCCGTCGTGGCTCTACCCGGTGACCATGGGCGCGACCACCATCTGGGAGCGCTGGGACTCCATGCTCCCCGACGGGACCATCAACCCCGGCGAGATGACGTCGTTCAACCACTACGCGCTGGGTGCGGTGGCCGACTGGCTGCACCGCACCGTCGCCGGGCTGGCGCCGGCCGCGCCGGGCTACCGGCGGCTGCGGGTCGCCCCGCGTCCCGGGCCGGGGATCACCGCGGCGGCGGCGACGCACGACACGCCGTACGGTCCCGCGTCGGTGTCCTGGACCGTCGACGGGTCGGACTTCGCCCTGGACGTCGTGGTCCCGCCGAGCACCACGGCGGAGGTCGTGCTGCCCGACGGCGGCGCGCCGGTCGAGGTCGGCTCGGGCCGGCACTCGTTCACCCGCGAGATCACCGTCCCTGCGCCGGTGGAGAAGCCGGCGCTGTTCTTCGACCCGGACGCGCACTCGTGA
- a CDS encoding glycoside hydrolase family 43 protein, with protein sequence MTPTPVVPGFHPDPSVCRVGDTYWMVVSSFEYAPGVPLFRSTDLRSWEQVGHVLARPAQLDVSAAPGSGGITAPTLRHHDGRFWMVTTNLADGGWQTLATAEDPLGEWSEPVRMPEVRGIDPDLAWDDDGTLLVTYAGFGAGGPAGLVQQAVDPATGRALTERQHVWQGTGGRFPEGPHLYRIGGWWYLLIAEGGTERGHAVTIARSRSPQGPFEPCPHNPLLTHRGVESPVQNTGHADLVQRPDGSWAIVFHGVRPRGASPQFHVLGRETFAAEVIWEDGWPRIGDWLTPPGGAVSLDELAGDELPVSWVSPRRFPGEVLEREERGWRLTAVDGDPASDDLAFAGRRQEHLHCRVQAVVDAGAGVGGLSVRMDARHHLDLEVADGVVRAVAQVGPLRSVLGQLEVPAGEVALELRAVPDQGHFSSTALGPDQLVAGVVRDGAFTELGRLDGRYVSTEVAGGMTGRLAGVWCSTGALVVRSFRYSGGDAA encoded by the coding sequence GTGACGCCGACGCCCGTCGTCCCCGGGTTCCACCCGGACCCCAGCGTCTGCCGGGTCGGCGACACCTACTGGATGGTCGTCTCGAGCTTCGAGTACGCCCCCGGCGTGCCGCTGTTCCGGTCGACCGACCTGCGCTCCTGGGAGCAGGTCGGGCACGTGCTGGCCCGGCCCGCGCAGCTGGACGTGTCGGCGGCGCCCGGCTCGGGCGGCATCACCGCGCCGACGCTGCGCCACCACGACGGCCGGTTCTGGATGGTCACCACCAACCTCGCCGACGGCGGCTGGCAGACCCTGGCCACCGCCGAGGACCCGCTGGGCGAGTGGTCCGAGCCGGTGCGGATGCCCGAGGTCCGCGGCATCGACCCGGACCTGGCCTGGGACGACGACGGCACGCTGCTGGTCACCTACGCCGGCTTCGGCGCGGGCGGTCCGGCCGGCCTCGTCCAGCAGGCCGTCGACCCGGCGACCGGCCGGGCGCTCACCGAGCGGCAGCACGTCTGGCAGGGCACCGGCGGCCGCTTCCCGGAGGGTCCGCACCTCTACCGCATCGGCGGCTGGTGGTACCTGCTCATCGCCGAGGGCGGCACCGAGCGCGGGCACGCCGTGACGATCGCGCGCAGCCGCTCGCCGCAGGGCCCGTTCGAGCCGTGCCCGCACAACCCGCTGCTCACCCACCGGGGCGTCGAGTCGCCGGTGCAGAACACCGGCCACGCCGACCTGGTGCAGCGGCCCGACGGCAGCTGGGCGATCGTCTTCCACGGCGTCCGGCCGCGCGGCGCCAGCCCGCAGTTCCACGTGCTGGGCCGGGAGACCTTCGCCGCCGAGGTGATCTGGGAGGACGGCTGGCCGCGGATCGGCGACTGGCTGACCCCGCCCGGCGGCGCGGTGTCCCTGGACGAGCTGGCCGGCGATGAGCTGCCGGTGTCCTGGGTGTCGCCGCGCCGCTTCCCCGGCGAGGTGCTGGAGCGGGAGGAGCGCGGCTGGCGTCTCACGGCCGTGGACGGCGACCCGGCGAGCGACGACCTGGCGTTCGCCGGACGGCGCCAGGAGCACCTGCACTGCCGGGTGCAGGCGGTCGTCGACGCGGGCGCGGGGGTCGGCGGGCTGTCGGTGCGGATGGACGCCCGGCACCACCTGGACCTGGAGGTCGCCGACGGCGTCGTCCGGGCGGTGGCCCAGGTCGGCCCGCTGCGGTCGGTGCTCGGTCAGCTCGAGGTCCCGGCCGGGGAGGTCGCGCTGGAGCTGCGGGCGGTGCCGGACCAGGGGCACTTCTCCTCCACGGCGCTCGGCCCCGACCAGCTGGTCGCCGGCGTGGTCCGGGACGGCGCCTTCACCGAGCTCGGCCGGCTCGACGGCCGGTACGTGTCCACCGAGGTGGCCGGCGGGATGACCGGACGCCTCGCCGGTGTGTGGTGCTCGACCGGCGCGCTCGTCGTCCGGTCGTTCCGCTACTCCGGCGGGGACGCCGCGTGA